One region of Armigeres subalbatus isolate Guangzhou_Male chromosome 3, GZ_Asu_2, whole genome shotgun sequence genomic DNA includes:
- the LOC134222972 gene encoding histone H2B-like — protein MAPKAGSGKSVKNAAETMATKVMATVAAKGGDSKAQKNIVKDDKQPKQRPRRKENFAIYIYKVLKQVHLETGVPSKEISIVNSFRNDIFERITVEASRLAHYNKRSTITSHEIQTAVRLLLPGKLAKHAVSEGTKAITKYTSSK, from the exons ATGGCACCGAAAGCCGGCAGCGGAAAGTCAGTGAAAAATGCGGCAGAGACAATGgctactaagg taatggCTACAGTGGCTGCGAAGGGCGGCGACAGCAAGGCTCAGAAAAACATCGTCAAGGACGACAAGCAACCAAAGCAGAGGCCACGGAGGAAAGAAAACTTTGCCATCTACATTTACAAGGTGTTGAAGCAGGTTCACCTGGAAACTGGCGTCCCGTCGAAGGAGATAAGCATCGTAAACAGTTTCAGAAACGACATCTTCGAGCGTATCACGGTTGAGGCCTCCCGTCTGGCACACTACAACAAACGCTCAACGATCACCAGCCACGAGATTCAGACCGCCGTCCGCCTTCTGCTGCCGGGAAAGCTGGCCAAGCACGCTGTTTCGGAGGGAACCAAAGCCATCACCAAATACACTAGCTCCAAGTGA